GAGTGTTTGATCAATTCTATGCATATCATACACTCTATTCAATAATAGGGAATTTTAACATTGGATCCGTTCAGTATAGGAAACAAAACAAGTAGAAATAACATGGTAGAGGCAGTGTTATCTTGGTCCTGAAAGACGAACAGCAGAGAGATATGCATCACTGTTACAATCTGATGGACCTGAAGAAGTTGTGGCTCCTTCACTGAGACTGAAGACATTGGTGAAAAGGCGAGAACCCAGGTTAGCAGAACTTGTTGGTGGCTTAGGAACAGTGCAAAGACCTTCCAGCATTTGCACTACTTTGGTCATTGAAGGCCTCATTGCCATGTCTTCTTGTATGCACCACAATGCAACTTTTATAGCTATATGAACCCTTTCATCATTTACATCTTCTTTCAACTCTGAGTCAAGGATTTCCCTCAGTTTCCCTTCTTCCATCATCTTCATAGCGTAGCTTGGGAAATGTGATTTCTCTGAGGTTTCAGATGGATCATAGTTCTTCCTTCCGGCGATGATCTCTAGCAGCACCATTCCGTAGCTGTAAACATCACTCTTCTCTGATATGGCGTAGTTTGTTATCCACTCGGGGGCGAGGTACCCTCGAGTTCCTCTTAGTGTTGTGAAGACATGGCTTTGTTCTCTGTTCATGAGCTTAGCCAGGCCAAAATCGGATACTTTTGCCATGAAATGATCATCTAGAAGCACATTTTCCGGCTTGATGTCACAATGGATGATCTTTGAGTCGCAATCTTCGTGAAGGTAAGCGAGACCTTTTGCTGTGCCGAGCGCTATGTTGAACCTTGTATCCCAATCCAACCGAAACTCACCATTGTTCTTCTTGAATATCCATTTGTCCAATGATCCATTGGCCATGTACTCATAAGCAAGAAGCCTGTTAGTACCTTCAACACAGAATCCTCTGAGCTTAACCAAATGCACGTGATGGATGCTTCCAATGATGCTTACTTCAGCTCTAAACTCTTTCTTCCCTTGGCCAATACCTTCCAACTGCTTCACTGCTACTTGAGTCCGATCTGGTAGCACTCCTTTGTAAACCGAGCCGAAACCGCCTTGTCCAAGCTTTACAGAGAAGTGATTTGTAGCAGCTTCTAGATCCTTGTAGCTGTAACGGATTGGCATACCTGTTAGATTCTCCAAGAAGTTGTCCTCTTCCGAATTCTCCTCTTGTGACTCGGGTACATTTGGCTTCCTCCGGTAGCACCTAATTCCCACAAAGAGCAAGCAAGAAATCACAAGCAGTGTTACTATGACAATGATCACTGTGACTATAGTGTGCTTATTGCTACTTCCACCACCCCCGTTGCTACTACCTCTTCCATCACTAGAGATTTTGATGTAAGAAACATAACCAGAATCAGTGCTAGGTTTCTGAAAACTACCTATGTCATCCAATAGGAAACAGTTTCCTGAACTAAGGTGGAAGAACATGGCAAGGCATGAGCAATTTCCGTTGCAAGATTTTTGGCAACCTTCCAAATTGGTCTTCGAAAACGGCTTAAGAAATTGGAGCGCAACGTAATTGAGTCCATCATCACCTTTCATCAAAGTGATGGATTTATCGCTGCAGGCAGAGTCGAAACCTGGCTTGCAAGGCAGAACAGAAGGGCAGTTACACTTATTGTTCCCTGTGCAGATGCTATATGGATCACAAGTTTCAGGCGTATTGCAAGATCCTTGTGGTATTGTTGCCTGGGAAGGCGAATTCGATCCTCCGGCTTCAAGATCAAAGAAAGTGATTAACCCATTTGAACCCAAGACAGCAACCCAAGTGCCATTATTACCTGAAAGATCAACAAAAATGAATTGCCGCAAAAAAACCCTGCTCTTGTCATAGAACCTCCACGATTTTTCGGCAAGCGTTGCCAAAGCCACCACACCGCCATTTTGATTGATGATCATGCGATTATCACTCTGCGTAGACCAATAAGGCTGAGGAGTCTTGAAACCAGCATAGAGTTTGACATCTCCTGAATTGAACTCAAGAGAATAGGTCAAGTTGTTGGGGCTAGGATCACTGACTAGTTTCATTCCCTCTGTGAAGTTCTGTCCTGGCAACAATGTATTTGTTGGATAATTGAAACTCTGCCATATAATTGTTGTATTATCCTTTCCAAGCAACACCAAATTTCCATTGTCTTGCAATTCCATTGAAGAAACACCCTTGCCACTTGTGTTTGTAGACCACACAACTGTTTCACCCTTATTCAAGACGACATTTCCCTTTTCATCAAACTCAAATTTGTCAGTATTTGCAATGGGGACTGCTCGATTTGCAGTCCAGATCAGAGTGTTGCTCTTAACATGAACAATCACTACTAGGAACTTTGTAATATCATCAGCAGTGGTGGCAAATCCAAAGGTGAATTTCCCACTGCTTGATGCAAGGAACTTGCCATCCTTATCAACCCAGTTCATTTGAGCACCTTTGATGGATCCTGGATACACCTTACCAACAAATTGGACACCTCCCAAACACACTTCACACAAAAGCATGATAACCAATAACACCAAGGTACCCATAATTTGAAAGAAAGACCAACGATTTCTCATCATTTACTCAAACTAAGCCAGTTTCCTATTGTGTGGTATGAGATTTACAAGGAACAAAATTCTGGGAAGTTGCGAAATAGAATTTTGGTAAAAGGGACACACACACACTAACAAATGGTAAAACTAGAGAAAAACTTTGAAGGTGAATATTGTTTTTCTTACTTTGATTACACACGATATGAACACAGTCACACAGAATAAGAATAAACAAATATTAGATTGTGTACCTAAGGATTGACCAACCCCAAAAACCAAAGCTTATCCATTGGAATCTGATGAATCCTGGTTTTGCACACAGGAAGCAGAATTGAATGAGGGGATAGACCCAGAAGAAATAAAGGATTGAAAATGGTTGGACACTAGGACAACCTTGAGAAGTAGGGAACGTAGATTGAATTGGACACTCTTAGCTTTTAGTTCTGACTCTGAAAACAAGGCAATAAGGACTAGTAGGACAAAAGGTACTCTTCAGTCTTCTTTGACAATTTTGCACCACCAagttgcaaaaaatggaaggaaaagcaGAAGAGGCATTTAAACAAACACGTGAAGTGCAACCACAAATGACTGATGAAAAGTCAGAGAAAACCAAGTGGTTTTGTAACTGTGAGAggtaaataaaactcaaaacggTATCATGGTCTGGTTTTTTCTGTTTTAGACTTTTAGGTGTTGTTTCTGTTCCTACGTGCCTTTTGATACcaccatgaaaaagagaagaaaaaatggTTTCAGACTTTGGATCTGACTTTACACTGTGAAATGAGGAACATAAAAAGGGTGTgtgttcttttcttcttgttctttccttcttcttccttttgtTTTATTAAATTTCTAGTGGTTTGACTAATTGACGGATCCATAATCACATCTTCTGTTCAAGTCCAACTTTCGTGTTCAAAATAGGTGACAACTAGGAACAGAGTTTTAGTATAGCGCAGGTTAAACTACCAAATCGACGCTCAACTTTTTAATACGGTAACAACAAGAAGAGTAAACATCTAACCGATCTCTGTTTTAAAATAGAATCCCGCATGAACCAATGGAATaagtatacaatgtgtacaatgagctATTCTTTAACCTAATAAAAAAATGTAACCATATGTTATTGTATAAGTTCAAATATTCAGAATAAAATACTATTAATTTATCAAACACAATACATTTATACTATGCAGAATAACCATCCAAATACTAAGGATAATAAAGATCTGATATCCTACTGAATCACTTTAAATAAATATTcgatactttaattttaatttgaaattaccGTCATTGTATGTACTGTATAGAACATGTATTGGCTCTCTTTACTTCCtctttaaaataagataaagcaaCTCTTGTAAATAAATATATAGATTTGTTtggacaatttaaaaaaaatattttttaagttatttttttaaaagatattataaaaaaataaaaatagttttatatttagatatttcatataaaaatatatttttatttattaattatatttaggtataactatataaaaatattttttatttaatgaaaaatattttttttaaaaaagatataaattataacttactaaaaaaagatatttttatttttctagtacttttatttttattactaaaaatttactaaacacactaaaaataaaaagtaaaaagattttttttcaaaaaaaaattttttttttatcaacttcATGGCGCCTAAGCAAACACATATTCAATTTGGTTCTCCTCCATAACTAACGTGAGTTATAGCGGTCCTTCCATCATATTTCGATTTTCGTCACCAAACCTGACCGATGAGATCTATGTGGCAATTAATATTGTTGATGTTAAGTGCCATGCTAATTTAAGAGGAATGGACGATTTAtccattttttatattttattgacaGAAACTTTCttatcctattttaaaataaacaaaGATCGAATTGAGTGTTTActctattttaaataaattacatAATTTTATGTGATTATTTTTACTTATAAAGTAAATAAATNNNNNNNNNNNNNNNNNNNNNNNNNNNNNNNNNNNNNNNNNNNNNNNNNNNNNNNNNNNNNNNNNNNNNNNNNNNNNNNNNNNNNNNNNNNNNNNNNNNNNNNNNNNNNNNNNNNNNNNNNNNNNNNNNNNNNNNNNNNNNNNNNNNNNNNNNNNNNNNNNNNNNNNNNNNNNNNNNNNNNNNNNNNNNNNNNNNNNNNNNNNNNNNNNNNNNNNNNNNNNNNNNNNNNNNNNNNNNNNNNNNNNNNNNNNNNNNNNNNNNNNNNNNNNNNNNNNNNNNNNNNNNNNNNNNNNNNNNNNNNNNNNNNNNNNNNNNNNNNNNNNNNNNNNNNNNNNNNNNNNNNNNNNNNNNNNNNNNNNNNNNNNNNNNNNNNNNNNNNNNNNNNNNNNNNNNNNNNNNNNNNNNNNNNNNNNNNNNNNNNNNNNNNNNNNNNNNNNNNNNNNNNNNNNNNNNNNNNNNNNNNNNNNNNNNNNNNNNNNNNNNNNNNNNNNNNNNNNNNNNNNNNNNNNNNNNNNNNNNNNNNNNNNNNNNNNNNNNNNNNNNNNNNNNNNNNNNNNNNNNNNNNNNNNNNNNNNNNNNNNNNNNNNNNNNNNNNNNNNNNNNNNNNNNNNNNNNNNNNNNNNNNNNNNNNNNNNNNNNNNNNNNNNNNNNNNNNNNNNNNNNNNNNNNNNNNNNNNNNNNNNNNNNNNNNNNNNNNNNNNNNNNNNNNNNNNNNNNNNNNNNNNNNNNNNNNNNNNNNNNNNNNNNNNNNNNNNNNNNNNNNNNNNNNNNNNNNNNNNNNNNNNNNNNNNNNNNtattttaaattaaaaattttagtatTGAATAATTTTTGATCTTTATATAAGAAGACTAATTTATCTAAATGatattttttgaaatataatctgttttaaaattgaatttttaaaaaattatttgtttacaaaatatattttaataattttattaaaaaatataaaaccaatttatctaaaaaaataattcttaaaaagtCAATGTGGATATATCCTAAAAGATCTATTGTGCTATACAATTTAGATGATTCTGTTACATTTTTATCGAAAAActgaatctttttctttttagcgTTAGAAAAATGAatatatgttaaattatttaCTAAATTGTAATTATAAAACCGAATATTTTTTCATATTATTACTTTAGAGGACTTTTAAGTTATTTCAGATTGTCCCTTCCTCTAACCATAGTCTATCATTCATAACTATTATATTTTCAACTTATATGATCTGCTATTCATATTGGTTTTAtgtaaattacaaaaaaataaactGGAAAACATCTAATATCTACTAAAATTGAAATGCCTGGACTCTTTAATGAATCATGTTTAGTGTCTTGCATAAGTGAATACAAGACAACCCTCAAAAAATAATGCACATATATTTATAGAACCTTGTCTCTGAACTTTATAAACCAATCTTATATTGCCTAAATAA
The DNA window shown above is from Arachis ipaensis cultivar K30076 chromosome B08, Araip1.1, whole genome shotgun sequence and carries:
- the LOC107613701 gene encoding G-type lectin S-receptor-like serine/threonine-protein kinase SD2-5; the encoded protein is MMRNRWSFFQIMGTLVLLVIMLLCEVCLGGVQFVGKVYPGSIKGAQMNWVDKDGKFLASSSGKFTFGFATTADDITKFLVVIVHVKSNTLIWTANRAVPIANTDKFEFDEKGNVVLNKGETVVWSTNTSGKGVSSMELQDNGNLVLLGKDNTTIIWQSFNYPTNTLLPGQNFTEGMKLVSDPSPNNLTYSLEFNSGDVKLYAGFKTPQPYWSTQSDNRMIINQNGGVVALATLAEKSWRFYDKSRVFLRQFIFVDLSGNNGTWVAVLGSNGLITFFDLEAGGSNSPSQATIPQGSCNTPETCDPYSICTGNNKCNCPSVLPCKPGFDSACSDKSITLMKGDDGLNYVALQFLKPFSKTNLEGCQKSCNGNCSCLAMFFHLSSGNCFLLDDIGSFQKPSTDSGYVSYIKISSDGRGSSNGGGGSSNKHTIVTVIIVIVTLLVISCLLFVGIRCYRRKPNVPESQEENSEEDNFLENLTGMPIRYSYKDLEAATNHFSVKLGQGGFGSVYKGVLPDRTQVAVKQLEGIGQGKKEFRAEVSIIGSIHHVHLVKLRGFCVEGTNRLLAYEYMANGSLDKWIFKKNNGEFRLDWDTRFNIALGTAKGLAYLHEDCDSKIIHCDIKPENVLLDDHFMAKVSDFGLAKLMNREQSHVFTTLRGTRGYLAPEWITNYAISEKSDVYSYGMVLLEIIAGRKNYDPSETSEKSHFPSYAMKMMEEGKLREILDSELKEDVNDERVHIAIKVALWCIQEDMAMRPSMTKVVQMLEGLCTVPKPPTSSANLGSRLFTNVFSLSEGATTSSGPSDCNSDAYLSAVRLSGPR